The Rhodopseudomonas julia DNA segment CGCGCCGATCACATCGTTCTGCCGGGCGTCGGCGCCTTTGCCGATTGCCGCCGCGGGCTCGACGGCGTTGCGGACATGGTCGCGGCGCTCGAAGAGACTGTCATGAAGGTCGGCCGCCCCTTTCTCGGCATCTGCGTCGGCTGCCAGTTGATGGCGACCCGAGGCCTTGAGAAGGAGACGACGGCCGGTTTTGGCTGGATTCCCGGCGATGTCGTGGAGATCACGCCGAAAGATCCGGATCTCAAGATCCCGCATATGGGCTGGAACGAGCTCCGCCGGCAGAACCCGCATCCGCTTCTCGACGGCATCGATGAAGCGCTCGATGCGTATTTCGTGCATTCCTATCATGTCGTCGCCGCCGATCCCGAGCATGTGCTGGCGACCGCCGATTACGGTGGCCCGGTCACGGCGATGATCGGTCGCGACAACATCGCCGGCACGCAGTTTCATCCCGAGAAGAGCCAGGCGCTCGGCCTCGCCCTCATCGCAAATTTCCTCAACTGGCGCCCGTGAGGCCGCAATGATCCTGTTTCCCGCGATCGACCTGAAGAGCGGCGAATGCGTGCGCCTGAAGCGCGGCGAGATGGGGGAGGCGACGACCTACAACGCCGATCCTGCGGCACAGGCGTGCGCCTTCGCCGATATGGGCTTCACCTGGCTGCATATGGTCGATCTCGACGGAGCCTTCGCCGGCGAAAGCCGCAACGGTTCAGCCGTCGAAGCTGTGCTGGAGGCCGCCGGCGACCGGCTCAAGGTCGAGCTTGGCGGTGGCATCCGTTCCATGGCCCAGATCGAGGCCTGGCTCGAAAAGGGCGTCACGCGGGTGATTTTGGGCACGGCGGCCCTGCGCGATCCTGATCTGGTGAGGCAGGCTGCGCGGCAAAATCCCGGCCGCATCGCCGTCGGTATCGACGCACGCAACGGAAAAGTTGCGGTGGAAGGCTGGGCGGAAACCTCCGACATGGAGGCGCAGGACCTCGCAAAGAGCTTCGAAGACGCCGGGGTCGCGGCCATCATCTACACCGACATCGACCGCGACGGCGTTCTCGCCGGGATCAATTGGGAGGCGACGATCGCGCTTGCAGAGCATGTCTCGATCCCGGTCATCGCATCCGGCGGTCTCGCCTCGATGGCCGATATCGTGCGCCTCACCATGCCGGACGCGGAAAGCCTCGAAGGCGCCATTTCCGGCCGGGCGCTCTACGACGGCCGCATCGATCCTCACGCCGCGCTTCAATTGCTCAACGCACTCTAGGCGTAGGCCTTCATTCACCACGCCTGATCGAGGAATTTGGGATAAATACACCCTGCGCATATGACATTACTGTCTGCGCAATGTAAGGTTGCCAGAATGTCCTCTGGCCGCGGTTTCCTGCCTGGTTTCGTTCTCCTGATCTTGCCCGTCGTGGCGATTGCCGCGGCGATCTGGGTCGGGTCGGATACGATCGAACGCGGCCTGCAGCTCAACGCCGCCAACACCACCTCGGCCTGGGCGAAGTATATGACCGCCAGCGTCGCCGATCTGGAAGAGATCGCGGCAGGCGCCGAGCCCTCTCCGGAAACGATTGCGACGCTCAACAGGATGAGGGAGGCCGCAAGGGTCTTCCGCGTCAAGCTGTTCGGACCCGACGGCAAGCTCCGCATGATCCTCGACGACCGAGAGCTTTCGGACGTCGACAAGGCATCTTTGGCGCAACACAATCCCGAAGCCGCTGCCGCGGCGGCGGGCGGCGCGATGCGGATCGAAGTCGCGCATGGCACACCGCCCGAGCGCCCCGCCTATTATTCGGAAGCCTATGTGCCTCTGCGCAAGGATGGCAAAACCATCGCCATCGCCGAGATCTACGTCGACCAGACTGATGAATTCGAGGACATTCAAACCACAGTCGCCCGCAGCGCCATCCTTCTATCCATCATTATTCTGATCGCCTCGGGCGTCCCGGTCTTCGGCTTCGTCCAGCGCTACAACGCCAAACGGCGGGCCGACGCACGGGCAGCCTATGCGGCCGAGCATGACGGCCTGACGGGCCTCCTCAATCGCAGCGGCTTCATCGCCCGCAAGCGTGGGCTTCTCGCCAAGGCAAAGCCTGTCGTGGTCGTCTC contains these protein-coding regions:
- the hisH gene encoding imidazole glycerol phosphate synthase subunit HisH, with the protein product MSVAIIDYGSGNLRSAAKAFQRAARESGYAGEVTVTSDPEVVRRADHIVLPGVGAFADCRRGLDGVADMVAALEETVMKVGRPFLGICVGCQLMATRGLEKETTAGFGWIPGDVVEITPKDPDLKIPHMGWNELRRQNPHPLLDGIDEALDAYFVHSYHVVAADPEHVLATADYGGPVTAMIGRDNIAGTQFHPEKSQALGLALIANFLNWRP
- the hisA gene encoding 1-(5-phosphoribosyl)-5-[(5-phosphoribosylamino)methylideneamino]imidazole-4-carboxamide isomerase yields the protein MILFPAIDLKSGECVRLKRGEMGEATTYNADPAAQACAFADMGFTWLHMVDLDGAFAGESRNGSAVEAVLEAAGDRLKVELGGGIRSMAQIEAWLEKGVTRVILGTAALRDPDLVRQAARQNPGRIAVGIDARNGKVAVEGWAETSDMEAQDLAKSFEDAGVAAIIYTDIDRDGVLAGINWEATIALAEHVSIPVIASGGLASMADIVRLTMPDAESLEGAISGRALYDGRIDPHAALQLLNAL